A single Nocardioides sp. JS614 DNA region contains:
- a CDS encoding IS1380 family transposase, whose amino-acid sequence MNLSDGWSRATVLFDDERLVSSVGLVPVMALAEQAGLSELVADRVTLASLSPRVASAGVNPAGKVTSIIAGMAAGADNIDELQVIRSGGMKRLFDQVYAPATLGQFLREFTHGHTLQLASVARAHLVHLAARTNLLPGIESQAYVDIDSLLRPVYGHAKQGASFGHTKIAGKQVLRKGLSPLATTISTAQGAPVLAGIRLRGGKTGSGKGAASMVREAIKTARDCGATGEILVRGDSAYGNSAVVAACLKAGVRFSLVLTKNPAVSAAIGSIPEDAWTPVTYPGAVIDPDTGELISDAQVAEVEFTAFASTEHPVTARLVVRRVRDRAKLDELFPVWRYHPFLTNSTQPTVQADLIHRRHAIIETVFADLIDGPLAHMPSGRFASNSAWAICAMITHNLLRAADTLDPHAAAPARGATLRRQIIHVPARLARPQRRHVLHLPAHWPWANRWLRIWTGVFSPAQAPPRAA is encoded by the coding sequence GTGAATCTATCCGATGGTTGGTCTCGGGCCACCGTGTTGTTCGATGACGAGCGCTTGGTGTCGTCGGTGGGGCTGGTGCCGGTGATGGCGCTGGCCGAGCAGGCCGGCCTCTCCGAGCTGGTCGCCGACCGGGTCACCTTGGCCTCGCTCTCGCCGCGGGTGGCCTCGGCGGGGGTGAACCCGGCCGGGAAGGTGACCTCGATCATCGCGGGGATGGCCGCGGGCGCGGACAACATCGACGAGTTGCAGGTGATCCGCTCCGGCGGGATGAAGCGACTCTTCGACCAGGTGTACGCGCCGGCCACGCTGGGCCAGTTCCTGCGCGAGTTCACCCACGGCCACACCTTGCAGCTGGCCTCGGTCGCCCGGGCCCACCTGGTCCACCTGGCGGCCCGGACCAACCTGCTGCCCGGCATCGAGTCCCAGGCCTACGTCGACATCGACTCGCTGCTGCGCCCGGTCTACGGGCACGCCAAACAGGGCGCCAGCTTCGGGCACACCAAGATCGCCGGCAAGCAGGTGCTCCGTAAGGGTCTCTCGCCGCTGGCGACCACGATCAGCACCGCCCAAGGGGCTCCGGTGCTGGCCGGGATCCGGCTGCGTGGCGGGAAGACCGGCTCTGGCAAGGGCGCGGCCTCGATGGTCCGCGAGGCGATCAAGACTGCTCGCGACTGCGGTGCCACCGGCGAGATCCTGGTGCGTGGTGACTCCGCCTACGGCAACAGCGCAGTCGTGGCCGCGTGCCTGAAGGCAGGCGTCCGGTTCTCGCTCGTGCTCACCAAGAACCCGGCGGTGTCCGCCGCAATCGGCTCCATCCCCGAGGACGCCTGGACCCCGGTCACCTACCCCGGAGCCGTGATCGATCCGGACACCGGGGAGCTGATCAGCGACGCGCAGGTCGCCGAGGTCGAGTTCACCGCGTTCGCCTCCACCGAGCACCCGGTCACCGCCAGGCTGGTGGTGCGGCGGGTCCGCGACCGCGCCAAGCTCGACGAGCTGTTCCCGGTCTGGCGATACCACCCGTTCCTCACCAACAGCACGCAGCCGACCGTGCAGGCCGACCTGATCCACCGGCGGCACGCGATCATCGAGACCGTCTTCGCCGACCTGATCGACGGGCCCCTGGCGCACATGCCCTCGGGACGGTTCGCGTCCAACAGTGCATGGGCGATCTGCGCGATGATCACCCACAACCTGCTCCGCGCCGCCGACACCCTCGACCCCCACGCCGCTGCACCCGCGCGAGGCGCGACGCTGCGCCGCCAGATCATCCACGTCCCAGCCCGGCTCGCCCGCCCGCAACGCCGCCATGTGCTGCACCTGCCCGCGCACTGGCCCTGGGCGAACCGCTGGCTGCGGATCTGGACCGGCGTGTTCAGCCCCGCCCAAGCGCCACCACGCGCGGCCTGA
- a CDS encoding DUF4192 domain-containing protein, with the protein MFEITRQARTPVRRPSWAHTSISRPPLVVRSTWPEESIVLVPFGPGLPFTRVDLPKSARDREEVWDALSGPYSRHARPGARVGIVCITEDRRNAELASQHLSNRLETVGITTHLRLWADGERWREFNSGATGLQTQEAAERIATTTVLTGAVQPAASRASLAASLVGGREPIAQVLETARAEAASSTPGAERDWALDRLEQFHADGNRFSDVDGARMLVALETIGTRDALWEDMSTQNTPSHIALWTDLTRRAPDEVRAAPASMLGFASWLRGDGARAWCALDQVPADRPYSMAAIVASALQNGLHPREWERHQAQLREITSELDESFVPKPPHRHSQRDVPRSQPTTDRPAPGR; encoded by the coding sequence TTGTTCGAGATCACGCGACAAGCCAGGACTCCCGTACGACGACCATCATGGGCGCATACATCTATCAGCCGGCCCCCGCTGGTAGTCCGGTCAACATGGCCGGAGGAGTCGATCGTCCTGGTCCCGTTCGGGCCAGGCCTCCCCTTCACCCGCGTCGACCTACCCAAGTCGGCACGGGACCGAGAGGAGGTCTGGGACGCGCTGAGCGGCCCATACAGCAGGCACGCCCGCCCAGGTGCCCGCGTCGGCATCGTCTGCATCACCGAGGACCGTCGCAACGCCGAGCTCGCCAGTCAGCATTTGTCAAACCGGCTGGAGACCGTCGGCATCACCACCCACCTTCGGCTGTGGGCCGACGGGGAGCGCTGGCGCGAGTTCAACAGCGGTGCCACCGGTCTGCAGACCCAGGAGGCCGCCGAGCGGATCGCCACCACGACGGTCCTTACCGGCGCCGTCCAGCCGGCGGCCAGCCGGGCTTCCCTGGCGGCCTCGCTGGTCGGAGGCCGTGAGCCGATCGCCCAGGTCCTCGAGACGGCCCGGGCAGAGGCGGCCTCAAGTACTCCGGGCGCCGAGCGCGACTGGGCTCTGGACCGCCTCGAGCAGTTCCACGCCGACGGCAACCGCTTCTCCGACGTCGACGGCGCCCGGATGCTCGTGGCTCTGGAGACGATCGGCACCCGCGACGCGCTCTGGGAGGACATGAGCACCCAGAACACCCCCTCGCACATCGCGCTGTGGACCGACCTCACCCGCCGCGCACCCGACGAGGTCCGCGCCGCCCCGGCGTCCATGCTCGGCTTCGCCAGCTGGCTGCGCGGAGACGGAGCCCGGGCCTGGTGCGCACTCGACCAGGTGCCCGCCGACCGGCCCTACTCCATGGCCGCCATCGTCGCCTCCGCGCTGCAGAACGGTCTGCACCCCAGGGAGTGGGAGCGCCACCAGGCGCAGCTTCGCGAGATCACCAGCGAACTCGACGAGTCGTTCGTGCCCAAGCCACCCCACCGCCACAGCCAGCGGGACGTCCCGCGCAGCCAGCCCACCACTGACCGGCCGGCTCCCGGCCGCTGA
- a CDS encoding tyrosine-type recombinase/integrase, whose translation MSRDLEQLQIERLGCVRSGGSGVAWLVYDDAGDAVRPIAEFLRDFAARGNSRGSVRSYAYGLLRWWRWLAAVGVEWDRATQAEVRDLTLWLQLHPKPRRSQRTVSAATAGTVNQVTGKRYLDDHYAARTIRHSNAVVSSFYEFWGEQGLGPVVNPVARDHRGQGRSNAHHNPMERFRPEGRVRHNPKVPRRQPRALPDQAWANLFDAMGSNRDRALLALAISNGARAAEVLGLRGCDVDWGNQQVRVIRKGSRAEQWLPGSNDAFVWLRLYLAEIGGVGPADPLWVTLRRRRDADGKLARIPLSYEALRAVLRRANAKLGTNWSMHDLRHTCALRMAADEHVSLRDVQTILGHAHLETTAEIYLVEDERHTVERVAEHLARLAKPKPAPEPVDRGYRAADLAVLFGDGVLP comes from the coding sequence TTGTCGCGTGATCTCGAACAACTGCAGATTGAGCGCTTGGGTTGCGTTCGCTCCGGTGGCTCCGGTGTTGCCTGGCTGGTCTACGACGACGCGGGCGATGCGGTTCGCCCGATCGCGGAGTTCCTCCGGGACTTCGCAGCGCGGGGCAATAGTCGGGGCAGCGTGCGGTCCTATGCCTATGGGCTGCTTCGGTGGTGGCGCTGGCTCGCGGCGGTCGGCGTGGAGTGGGACCGAGCCACCCAAGCAGAAGTACGTGACCTGACATTGTGGCTGCAGTTGCATCCTAAGCCGCGCCGGTCACAGCGGACCGTCTCAGCAGCGACAGCCGGGACGGTGAACCAGGTGACCGGCAAGCGCTACCTGGACGACCACTACGCGGCACGTACGATCCGGCACAGCAACGCGGTGGTCTCCTCGTTCTACGAGTTCTGGGGCGAGCAGGGGTTGGGTCCGGTGGTGAACCCGGTGGCGCGCGACCATCGCGGCCAGGGACGTTCGAACGCGCATCACAACCCGATGGAGCGGTTCCGTCCCGAGGGTCGGGTCCGGCACAACCCGAAGGTCCCGCGGCGTCAGCCGCGGGCGCTGCCGGACCAAGCCTGGGCAAATCTGTTCGACGCGATGGGCTCGAACCGGGACCGTGCGCTGCTGGCGTTGGCAATCAGCAACGGCGCCCGCGCGGCGGAGGTCCTCGGCCTGCGCGGCTGCGACGTGGACTGGGGCAACCAGCAGGTCCGGGTGATCCGCAAGGGCAGCCGTGCCGAGCAGTGGCTGCCGGGCAGCAACGACGCGTTCGTGTGGCTGCGGCTCTATCTGGCCGAGATCGGTGGCGTCGGCCCGGCTGACCCGCTGTGGGTGACGCTGCGCAGACGACGTGACGCCGACGGCAAGTTGGCCCGGATCCCGTTGAGCTACGAGGCGCTTCGGGCGGTGCTGCGCCGCGCAAACGCGAAGCTGGGCACCAACTGGAGCATGCACGACCTGCGCCACACCTGCGCGTTGCGGATGGCCGCCGACGAGCACGTCTCGCTGCGCGACGTCCAGACGATCCTGGGCCATGCCCACCTGGAAACGACCGCGGAGATCTATCTCGTCGAGGACGAGCGCCACACCGTGGAGCGGGTCGCCGAACACCTGGCCCGTCTGGCCAAGCCGAAGCCAGCCCCGGAGCCTGTCGACCGCGGCTACCGGGCCGCCGACCTGGCGGTGCTGTTCGGTGACGGGGTACTGCCTTGA
- a CDS encoding site-specific integrase, translating into MLTSEQLKVAGPYYREHPELVDQVFAGPHDTAVKDEVLRLVAKLPDWPVTEYASNRLLEGADWVLDWLLIFPGAGWRDRWVAAGADTNPLGWLPERHGEDHRDPKTVRQIAVAGMRTLIVSRVVLPGHEFFATWKTKGYQQVLVQQDPALIARIEAFAEQHQISRRQQRDVWTVLARIMLHTGKDLQDVSAEDLFELRAHYREKHGVPAAGLGQTWTLLAGVGILPKDSSLRAALRVGQRTPAELVDRYGLAPGPVRDLLVRYLAERKTNVDYTTLKSLARMLAGNFWADLERHHPELAGSDTLALPKTTVTAWKERLAVIVAPDGSRRPRADFLDVLLTVRCLYLDLRDWALDDATLAPWVVASPVTRADVAGNKKRKLAHQARIHQRIRERVPLVPRMLARLEQDRRDAEAMLALAKQTPADASFNFNGRTYQRISTRIRGGRGLPPDLAYDVVCVETGERFSVGRTEEDAFWLWAVVETLRHSGVRLEELLELTHLALVSHRLSTTGELVPLLQIVPSKTNEERLLLVTPDLARVLAEIISRLRNRYNGAVPLVARYDNYEATTGPPLPHLFQRDYGSGPTAMSPTMVRVTLREVADRMGLTDTAGNPMHLTPHDFRRVFTTTAVQDGLPLHIASRILGHRHLNSTQPYTAVFQDDLIRTFRTFVDRRRSARPAEEYREPTPEEWDEFEEHFALRRVELGSCARPYGSSCEHEHACIRCPVLRVDPAQLDRLEAIAASLLQRITEAEERGWPGEVEQLTISLRAAQDKILATAPPRKGSVFLGDPAIPPTNAPQA; encoded by the coding sequence GTGTTGACCAGCGAGCAGCTGAAGGTCGCCGGGCCGTACTACCGCGAGCATCCCGAGCTGGTGGACCAGGTCTTCGCCGGGCCACACGACACCGCGGTGAAGGACGAGGTCTTGCGGCTGGTGGCCAAACTCCCGGACTGGCCGGTGACCGAGTACGCGAGCAATCGGCTGCTGGAAGGGGCAGATTGGGTGCTCGACTGGCTGCTCATCTTCCCCGGGGCCGGTTGGCGCGACCGATGGGTTGCGGCCGGTGCCGACACGAACCCGCTGGGCTGGCTGCCCGAGCGCCACGGCGAGGACCACCGCGACCCGAAGACGGTGCGCCAGATCGCAGTCGCAGGGATGCGCACCCTGATCGTGTCGCGGGTGGTCCTGCCCGGCCACGAGTTCTTCGCGACCTGGAAGACCAAGGGCTATCAACAGGTCCTGGTGCAGCAAGATCCCGCCCTAATCGCCCGGATCGAGGCGTTCGCCGAGCAGCATCAGATCAGCCGTCGCCAACAGCGCGACGTCTGGACGGTACTGGCCAGGATCATGCTCCACACCGGCAAAGACCTCCAGGACGTCAGCGCCGAGGACCTCTTCGAGCTGCGGGCCCACTACCGGGAGAAGCACGGAGTCCCCGCCGCCGGACTGGGACAGACCTGGACCCTGCTGGCCGGGGTCGGCATCTTGCCCAAGGACTCCTCCCTGCGTGCCGCGCTGCGCGTGGGGCAACGCACCCCCGCCGAGCTGGTCGACCGCTACGGGCTCGCTCCCGGGCCCGTGCGTGACCTGCTGGTGCGCTACCTGGCCGAACGGAAGACCAACGTCGACTACACCACCTTGAAGTCGCTCGCGCGGATGCTGGCCGGCAACTTCTGGGCCGACCTGGAGCGCCACCACCCCGAACTCGCCGGGAGCGACACCCTGGCCCTGCCCAAGACGACGGTGACCGCCTGGAAGGAGCGCCTGGCCGTCATCGTCGCCCCCGACGGGTCGAGGAGGCCGCGAGCCGACTTCCTCGACGTGCTGCTCACCGTGCGCTGCCTCTACCTGGACCTACGTGACTGGGCGCTCGATGACGCCACGCTCGCACCATGGGTGGTGGCCTCACCAGTCACCCGCGCCGACGTGGCCGGCAACAAGAAACGGAAGCTGGCCCATCAAGCCCGCATCCACCAGCGCATCCGCGAACGAGTGCCGCTGGTCCCGCGGATGCTCGCCAGGCTGGAACAGGACCGCCGCGACGCCGAGGCGATGCTGGCCCTGGCCAAGCAGACACCTGCCGATGCCTCATTCAACTTCAACGGTCGCACCTATCAGCGGATCAGCACCCGGATCCGTGGCGGCCGCGGCCTACCTCCCGACCTGGCCTACGACGTGGTCTGCGTTGAGACCGGCGAACGCTTCAGCGTCGGCCGGACCGAGGAGGACGCATTCTGGCTGTGGGCGGTCGTGGAGACGCTGCGACACAGCGGTGTGCGCCTGGAGGAACTCCTCGAGCTCACCCACCTTGCGCTGGTGTCTCACCGGCTGTCCACCACCGGCGAGCTCGTCCCGCTGCTGCAGATCGTCCCGTCGAAGACGAACGAGGAACGACTGCTCCTGGTCACCCCCGACCTTGCCCGCGTCCTGGCCGAGATCATCAGCAGACTGCGCAACCGCTACAACGGAGCCGTACCGCTGGTCGCGCGCTACGACAACTACGAAGCCACCACCGGGCCACCACTGCCGCACCTGTTCCAGCGTGACTACGGCTCCGGTCCGACGGCGATGAGCCCAACCATGGTCCGAGTCACCCTGCGGGAGGTGGCCGACCGGATGGGCCTGACCGACACCGCAGGCAACCCCATGCACCTGACCCCGCACGACTTCCGACGGGTCTTCACCACCACTGCCGTCCAAGACGGACTGCCGCTGCACATCGCCTCGCGGATCCTCGGGCACCGCCACCTCAACAGCACCCAGCCCTACACCGCCGTCTTCCAAGACGACCTAATCCGCACCTTCCGAACCTTCGTCGATCGCCGCCGATCAGCGCGACCGGCCGAGGAATACCGCGAGCCCACCCCCGAAGAGTGGGACGAGTTCGAGGAACACTTCGCCCTGCGCCGTGTCGAGCTCGGCTCCTGTGCCCGGCCCTACGGGTCGAGCTGCGAACACGAGCACGCCTGCATCCGCTGCCCCGTCCTGCGTGTCGACCCCGCCCAGCTCGACAGACTCGAAGCCATCGCAGCCAGCCTCCTACAACGCATCACAGAAGCCGAGGAACGCGGTTGGCCCGGTGAGGTCGAACAACTCACGATCAGCCTGCGCGCCGCCCAAGACAAGATCTTGGCCACCGCACCACCTCGCAAGGGCAGCGTGTTCCTGGGAGATCCAGCCATACCCCCGACGAACGCGCCGCAAGCCTGA
- a CDS encoding ParB/RepB/Spo0J family partition protein, which yields MTDTIQTPTDTATGAEDFLHLDPADIIIGSNVRTDLRPDHKEFRKSIKERGVLEAVTVYRNEDGQYVLLRGQRRTVTAAEVGTPTGLIPARVVPKPDDADRIGDQMVENIHRAGMRETEIVAGVEQLALLGVSAAQIAKRTSIDRPTVNAAIAVTKADQTRNRLESGDLTLDEAAIFAEFEHEPDAAERLERARTTRWGDSVEHVAQKLRDEAAEREAYAAEVERLRAGGLPVLTAQEADEADGSLLLEDMRTPEGEPVPVEEWPSLSGVAVIITEDWECPEPEATEADDDADDEDEYADPVKVYRQMWVVTDIEASGLIHRSRVGRTGEGQGDNTEAHDAEADAAAETEAEAEARREERRRVIANNKAWASAETVRREWLAGFVTRKSAPNGAESLICEAVVTGHHTLSKAMEHRHPMLFSLLGIDTPTGYYGAGYEECRKIATKAITPKAATMTTLTAVLAAWEDSTGKHTWRNPSAWDARMLGALMEWGYKPSDVERLLLDEEPMTERVEEADDAEPQAESDKVTDPA from the coding sequence ATGACCGACACCATCCAGACCCCCACCGACACGGCCACCGGGGCCGAGGATTTCCTGCACCTCGATCCCGCCGACATCATCATCGGCAGCAACGTCCGCACCGACCTGCGCCCCGACCACAAGGAGTTCCGCAAGTCGATCAAGGAGCGCGGCGTGCTGGAGGCCGTGACGGTCTACCGCAACGAGGACGGCCAGTACGTCCTGCTGCGCGGCCAGCGGCGCACCGTCACTGCTGCCGAAGTCGGCACCCCCACCGGGCTGATCCCGGCCCGAGTCGTCCCCAAGCCCGACGACGCCGACCGCATCGGGGACCAGATGGTCGAGAACATCCACCGCGCCGGGATGCGCGAAACCGAGATCGTCGCGGGCGTCGAGCAGTTGGCCCTGCTCGGCGTGAGCGCCGCGCAGATCGCCAAGCGGACCTCCATCGACCGACCGACCGTAAACGCCGCCATCGCGGTCACCAAGGCCGACCAGACCCGCAACCGCCTGGAGTCCGGCGACCTGACGCTGGATGAGGCGGCGATCTTCGCGGAGTTCGAGCACGAGCCCGACGCCGCCGAGCGCCTGGAGCGCGCCCGGACCACCCGCTGGGGCGACTCGGTCGAGCACGTCGCCCAGAAGCTGCGCGATGAAGCCGCCGAGCGGGAGGCGTACGCCGCCGAGGTCGAGCGGCTGCGGGCCGGGGGCCTGCCGGTCCTGACTGCGCAGGAGGCCGACGAGGCGGATGGGTCGCTGCTGCTGGAGGACATGCGCACCCCCGAGGGCGAGCCGGTGCCCGTCGAGGAGTGGCCGAGCCTGTCCGGCGTCGCGGTGATCATCACCGAGGACTGGGAGTGCCCCGAGCCGGAAGCCACCGAGGCCGATGACGACGCCGACGACGAGGACGAGTACGCCGACCCGGTGAAGGTCTACCGGCAGATGTGGGTGGTCACCGACATCGAAGCCAGCGGACTGATCCACCGGAGCCGGGTCGGGCGCACCGGCGAGGGCCAGGGCGACAACACGGAGGCTCACGACGCGGAGGCCGACGCCGCCGCCGAGACCGAGGCCGAGGCCGAGGCCCGCCGTGAGGAGCGCCGCCGCGTGATCGCCAACAACAAGGCCTGGGCCAGCGCCGAGACCGTGCGCCGGGAGTGGCTGGCCGGGTTCGTGACGCGGAAGAGCGCGCCGAACGGCGCGGAGTCCCTGATCTGCGAGGCCGTCGTCACGGGCCACCACACGCTCAGCAAGGCCATGGAGCACCGGCACCCGATGCTCTTCTCTCTGCTGGGCATCGACACCCCGACCGGCTACTACGGCGCGGGGTACGAGGAGTGCCGCAAGATCGCGACCAAGGCCATCACGCCAAAGGCCGCGACCATGACCACCCTCACCGCCGTCCTCGCCGCGTGGGAGGACTCCACCGGCAAGCACACGTGGCGCAACCCCAGCGCGTGGGACGCCCGCATGCTCGGCGCGCTCATGGAATGGGGCTACAAGCCCAGCGACGTGGAGCGACTGCTGCTCGACGAGGAGCCGATGACCGAGCGCGTCGAGGAGGCCGACGACGCCGAGCCGCAGGCCGAGAGCGACAAGGTCACCGACCCCGCCTGA